The Magnolia sinica isolate HGM2019 chromosome 10, MsV1, whole genome shotgun sequence genome includes a window with the following:
- the LOC131216893 gene encoding pre-mRNA-splicing factor sap145-like isoform X1 yields the protein MWKLFYGWWHVLISNILTVKLREMKPGVLSQELKEALGMPDGAPPPWLINMQRYGPPPSYPHLKIAGLNAPIPPGASFGYHPGGWGKPPVDEYGRPLYGDVFGVQQHGQLNYGEEPVDRSKHWGDLEEEEEEEEEEEEQMEEEELEAGIQSVDSLLRCVPIPCATVLFI from the exons ATGTGGAAGCTTTTCTACGGGTGGTGGCATGTGctcatttccaatatattaacT GTGAAGCTTAGGGAGATGAAGCCAGGTGTCTTGTCACAGGAACTAAAAGAAGCTCTTGGTATGCCAGATGGTGCCCCTCCTCCCTGGCTTATCAACATGCAG AGATATGGTCCTCCACCTTCTTATCCGCATCTCAAAATTGCTGGCTTGAATGCTCCGATCCCTCCTGGAGCTAGCTTTGGTTATCATCCTGGAGGCTGGGGTAAACCTCCTGTTGATGAA TATGGGCGTCCTTTATACGGAGATGTTTTTGGTGTCCAACAACATGGACAACTCAACTATGGG GAAGAGCCTGTTGATAGGAGCAAGCATTGGGGTgatttggaggaagaagaggaggaagaagaggaagaggaagaacagATGGAGGAAGAGGAATTGGAGGCAGGCATTCAATCTGTGGACAGTCTTTTGAGGTGTGTACCCATCCCATGTGCAACTGTTCTATTTATATAA
- the LOC131216893 gene encoding pre-mRNA-splicing factor sap145-like isoform X2: protein MKPGVLSQELKEALGMPDGAPPPWLINMQRYGPPPSYPHLKIAGLNAPIPPGASFGYHPGGWGKPPVDEYGRPLYGDVFGVQQHGQLNYGEEPVDRSKHWGDLEEEEEEEEEEEEQMEEEELEAGIQSVDSLLRCVPIPCATVLFI from the exons ATGAAGCCAGGTGTCTTGTCACAGGAACTAAAAGAAGCTCTTGGTATGCCAGATGGTGCCCCTCCTCCCTGGCTTATCAACATGCAG AGATATGGTCCTCCACCTTCTTATCCGCATCTCAAAATTGCTGGCTTGAATGCTCCGATCCCTCCTGGAGCTAGCTTTGGTTATCATCCTGGAGGCTGGGGTAAACCTCCTGTTGATGAA TATGGGCGTCCTTTATACGGAGATGTTTTTGGTGTCCAACAACATGGACAACTCAACTATGGG GAAGAGCCTGTTGATAGGAGCAAGCATTGGGGTgatttggaggaagaagaggaggaagaagaggaagaggaagaacagATGGAGGAAGAGGAATTGGAGGCAGGCATTCAATCTGTGGACAGTCTTTTGAGGTGTGTACCCATCCCATGTGCAACTGTTCTATTTATATAA